The following proteins come from a genomic window of Nostoc sp. ATCC 53789:
- the ssuD gene encoding FMNH2-dependent alkanesulfonate monooxygenase, giving the protein MQLLWFIPTHGDGRYLATATGGRAVSFPYLRQIAQAVDDLGYTGALLPTGRSCEDAWIVASTLVSLTRRMRFLVAIRPGLVSPGVAARMAATFDRLSGGRLLINVVTGGDPVELAGDGLHLDHDQRYELTDEFLTVWRAIASGEQANLQGDYLNIQDGKLLFPPVQKPYPPLWFGGSSPVAQKIAAKHVDVYLTWGEPPAQVAEKISLVRRLAEIEGRTLRFGIRLHVIVRETESAAWDAANDLIKYVDDEAIAKAQKAYARMDSVGQQRMTQLHHGNREALEISPNLWAGVGLVRGGAGTALVGDPQTVAARMLEYADLGIESFILSGYPHLEEAYRVAELLFPHLPLENLPVVEKQHVLSPFGEIVANEDFPKQHKEKATSIS; this is encoded by the coding sequence ATGCAGCTACTATGGTTCATCCCAACCCACGGCGACGGACGTTACCTTGCAACTGCTACAGGTGGAAGGGCAGTAAGCTTTCCCTATCTGCGGCAGATTGCTCAAGCGGTGGATGACCTTGGTTATACAGGGGCATTGCTGCCCACGGGACGTTCTTGCGAAGATGCTTGGATTGTAGCGTCAACGCTGGTATCGCTGACACGACGGATGCGTTTTTTGGTGGCGATTCGTCCCGGCTTGGTATCGCCTGGAGTAGCGGCGCGGATGGCGGCGACTTTTGATCGTCTCTCTGGAGGACGCTTGCTGATTAATGTCGTAACAGGAGGCGATCCCGTAGAGTTAGCGGGAGATGGCTTGCATTTGGATCACGATCAGCGCTATGAATTAACAGATGAATTTTTGACAGTATGGCGAGCGATCGCTAGTGGAGAACAAGCCAATCTTCAGGGCGATTATCTCAATATTCAAGATGGTAAGCTGCTATTTCCACCTGTTCAGAAGCCATATCCACCGTTGTGGTTTGGCGGTTCCTCTCCTGTTGCTCAAAAAATTGCTGCCAAGCACGTAGATGTCTACCTGACTTGGGGCGAACCACCGGCGCAAGTAGCCGAGAAGATTTCATTAGTTCGCAGACTTGCAGAAATAGAAGGCCGGACTTTGCGGTTTGGGATTCGTTTACATGTGATTGTGCGCGAAACCGAGAGTGCAGCTTGGGATGCAGCCAATGATTTAATTAAATATGTCGATGACGAAGCGATCGCTAAAGCTCAAAAAGCTTATGCCCGGATGGATTCAGTTGGACAACAACGGATGACTCAATTACACCACGGGAATCGTGAGGCTTTAGAGATTAGTCCGAACCTCTGGGCAGGAGTTGGTTTGGTGCGAGGCGGTGCGGGAACAGCCTTAGTAGGCGATCCTCAAACCGTAGCGGCCAGAATGTTGGAATATGCAGATTTGGGTATTGAGTCCTTTATTCTCTCTGGTTATCCCCATCTAGAAGAAGCTTATCGAGTCGCAGAACTTCTATTTCCCCATTTGCCCTTAGAAAATCTGCCAGTAGTAGAGAAGCAACACGTCTTGAGTCCATTTGGTGAGATTGTGGCAAATGAAGATTTCCCTAAGCAGCATAAAGAGAAAGCCACATCCATATCCTAG
- the ssuE gene encoding NADPH-dependent FMN reductase yields the protein MTNILAIAGSPTHPSRTYGLVEYTAKILQQEGLHVDIISVRDLPAEDLVFGRYDSPALEQPKALLAKADGVIIATPIYKAAYTGVLKTFLDLLPQKSLTGKPVLPIALGGTIAHLLAIEYALKPVLSELGARHILATVYAVDKQIQRQPDNSVILDEEIDQRLKDVLKEFVKAVAYDAAAPQELVHAN from the coding sequence ATGACAAATATTTTAGCGATCGCAGGTAGCCCAACCCATCCATCTAGAACTTATGGTTTGGTCGAATACACCGCCAAAATTTTACAACAAGAAGGCTTGCATGTAGACATTATTTCAGTTCGGGATTTACCTGCTGAAGATTTAGTTTTTGGACGATACGATAGCCCTGCTTTAGAACAGCCAAAAGCTTTATTAGCAAAGGCAGATGGTGTGATTATAGCCACCCCAATCTACAAAGCTGCTTACACAGGAGTGCTGAAAACATTTCTAGATTTGCTCCCACAAAAATCATTGACAGGTAAACCCGTATTACCAATTGCCCTTGGTGGAACGATCGCTCATTTATTGGCAATTGAATATGCTTTGAAACCTGTATTATCTGAATTAGGAGCGCGGCATATCCTAGCTACTGTTTATGCAGTAGACAAACAAATTCAACGGCAACCCGATAACAGTGTCATCTTAGATGAAGAAATTGACCAAAGGCTCAAAGATGTCCTCAAAGAATTTGTTAAAGCTGTAGCTTATGATGCCGCCGCGCCTCAAGAATTGGTTCATGCCAATTAA
- a CDS encoding ISAzo13 family transposase (programmed frameshift) translates to MQLTDSLKKLLKETAHQLKGAAKRRFIAQTVVALGHGGKSIAERELGWNRVTIGKGIKELNSGITCVDNYQGRGRKKAEEHLPTLLEDIKKLVDSQSQIDPTFKSQRLYTRLGASVVRHQLIEKFGYAEEELPTSETIRVKLNDLGYRLKRVAKIQPQKKFPETDAIFEQLAIVHQEASDDPTILRLSLDAKARVNIGSFDRGGRNRVPTETDDHDFKPKTTVAPYGIFLPDLDELFLYFTESKVTSDFIVDILGDFWKSESWRFSEIKTLLINQDNGGENSSRRTQFMKRIVEFAQSYKLNIRLAYYPPYHSKYNPIERTWAVLENHWNGSILDDVETALNFAKTMTWNGKSPVVKLVTQTYSSGVRLTKKAMQEIENKIERLTNFTEDNLPNLGKWFIDICCGVT, encoded by the exons ATACAATTAACAGATTCATTGAAAAAGTTATTGAAGGAAACCGCACATCAATTAAAGGGAGCAGCTAAACGTAGGTTCATTGCACAAACAGTTGTGGCATTAGGACACGGAGGAAAGTCTATAGCAGAGCGAGAGTTAGGATGGAACCGTGTAACTATTGGTAAAGGAATTAAAGAATTAAATAGTGGTATCACTTGTGTGGATAATTATCAAGGTAGAGGAAGAAAAAAAGCAGAAGAACACCTACCAACTCTTTTAGAAGATATCAAAAAACTAGTCGATTCTCAAAGTCAAATAGACCCGACTTTTAAAAGTCAAAGACTCTATACCCGACTGGGCGCATCTGTTGTAAGACATCAATTAATTGAAAAATTTGGTTATGCTGAAGAAGAATTACCAACTTCAGAAACAATTCGTGTCAAGTTAAATGATTTAGGGTATCGCCTCAAGAGGGTTGCCAAAATTCAACCTCAAAAAAAAT TTCCCGAAACTGATGCAATCTTTGAGCAATTAGCTATAGTTCACCAAGAAGCTTCAGATGACCCAACTATTTTACGTTTAAGCTTGGATGCGAAAGCTCGCGTAAATATCGGCTCCTTTGATCGTGGTGGTAGAAATCGAGTACCAACAGAAACTGATGACCACGACTTCAAACCAAAAACAACTGTAGCTCCTTATGGTATCTTTCTTCCAGACCTTGACGAGCTATTTTTGTATTTTACAGAATCCAAAGTAACTAGCGATTTTATCGTTGACATTTTAGGGGATTTTTGGAAATCAGAAAGCTGGCGATTTTCGGAAATAAAAACTTTACTTATTAATCAAGATAATGGAGGAGAAAATAGTTCTCGACGTACTCAGTTTATGAAACGTATAGTTGAATTTGCTCAATCATACAAATTAAATATACGTTTAGCTTATTACCCTCCCTATCACAGTAAATATAATCCAATTGAAAGAACTTGGGCTGTTTTGGAGAATCATTGGAATGGCAGTATTTTAGACGATGTGGAAACTGCATTAAATTTTGCTAAGACTATGACGTGGAATGGTAAAAGTCCAGTTGTTAAGTTAGTTACTCAGACTTACTCTAGCGGAGTCCGTCTAACTAAAAAAGCTATGCAAGAAATTGAAAATAAGATTGAACGTTTGACTAATTTTACCGAAGATAATTTACCAAATTTAGGTAAGTGGTTTATTGATATCTGTTGTGGAGTAACGTAA
- a CDS encoding FAD-binding oxidoreductase has product MKAISNDKPQGVCATDFASIIGEENAVCLWENIEIGQQKRIQQAVTSGKPPTCIVYPRTQQQLAAVIAKAHSHNWRVLPCGSGSKLSWGGLAKGVDVVVSTEGINQLIEHAVGDLTVTVEAGMKFSDLQALLAKSRQFLALDPTAPESATIGGIVATGDTGSLRQRYGSVRDQLLGVTFVRADGEVAKAGGRVVKNVAGYDLMKLLTGSYGTLGFISQLTFRVYPLSEASGTVVLTGSAEAVSQAADILRGSALTPVQADLLSTKLVSSLGLGQGLGLIARFQSISESVKEQSNRVLEVGQKLGLNGAIFADADEASLWQRLQERIHFSARESVITCKIGVLPTAAVDILTQVELGLIHISSGLGLLQLEDKNQVLQVRDSTQLNRGFLTILEAPVAVKEQIDVWGYTGNALPLMRRIKEQFDSKNILSPGRFVGGI; this is encoded by the coding sequence ATGAAAGCGATATCTAACGACAAGCCGCAAGGCGTGTGCGCTACTGATTTTGCATCTATTATCGGCGAAGAAAATGCTGTTTGCCTTTGGGAAAATATCGAAATAGGCCAGCAAAAACGTATCCAACAGGCTGTAACTTCTGGCAAACCTCCCACTTGTATCGTCTATCCCCGCACCCAACAGCAACTAGCCGCAGTCATCGCCAAAGCTCACAGTCACAACTGGCGTGTCCTACCCTGTGGTAGTGGCAGTAAACTTAGCTGGGGTGGTTTAGCTAAGGGCGTTGATGTCGTAGTTAGCACAGAAGGCATCAACCAACTGATTGAACACGCTGTTGGCGATTTGACTGTCACAGTAGAAGCTGGAATGAAGTTCTCGGATCTCCAGGCACTTTTGGCAAAATCGCGGCAATTTCTCGCCCTTGACCCCACAGCACCGGAGTCAGCAACCATTGGCGGTATTGTTGCCACAGGTGATACAGGTTCTCTGCGGCAACGTTATGGTAGTGTGCGCGACCAGTTACTAGGTGTTACCTTTGTCCGTGCTGATGGAGAAGTCGCTAAAGCTGGGGGAAGAGTAGTTAAAAATGTTGCCGGATATGACTTGATGAAATTGCTTACTGGGTCTTATGGCACATTAGGCTTTATTAGTCAACTGACTTTCCGTGTGTATCCGCTATCAGAGGCATCGGGGACGGTGGTACTAACTGGTAGTGCCGAGGCTGTATCTCAAGCGGCTGATATCCTTCGAGGTTCGGCATTAACACCAGTTCAGGCTGATTTGCTATCAACTAAATTGGTGTCTAGCTTAGGTTTGGGTCAAGGGCTGGGATTAATTGCCCGCTTTCAGAGTATTAGTGAGAGTGTTAAAGAACAGTCAAACCGAGTTTTGGAAGTAGGTCAAAAGTTAGGTTTAAATGGGGCAATTTTTGCCGATGCTGATGAGGCTAGTCTATGGCAGAGATTGCAAGAACGAATACATTTTTCTGCCAGAGAATCTGTAATTACCTGCAAAATAGGAGTGTTGCCTACTGCTGCTGTAGATATTTTGACTCAGGTGGAGTTGGGTTTAATTCATATAAGTAGTGGTTTAGGTTTGTTACAATTAGAGGATAAAAATCAAGTTTTGCAGGTGCGCGATTCCACTCAACTGAATAGAGGTTTTTTAACAATTCTGGAAGCACCAGTGGCGGTTAAAGAACAAATAGATGTTTGGGGTTATACGGGGAATGCTTTGCCGTTGATGCGCCGTATAAAGGAACAGTTTGATAGTAAGAATATTTTAAGTCCTGGTCGGTTTGTGGGTGGAATTTAA
- a CDS encoding (Fe-S)-binding protein, with the protein MQVSENAVNNTASLKNLKGFDESHPPDPKLIDSCVHCGFCLSTCPSYRVLGKEMDSPRGRIYLMDAINEGEIALNTATVEHFDSCLGCLACVSTCPSGVQYDKLISATRHQVERNYPRSLPDQFFRQLIFSLFPYPNLLRFLLVPLLVYQKLGFAKLFRATGLLNKISPRLAAMESILPEITLKSFQDNLPSVIPAKGEKRYRVGVILGCVQRLFFSPVNEATVRVLTANGCEVVIPKSQGCCAALPEHQGQTEQAKALARQMIDSFANTDVDFVIINAAGCGHTLKEYGHILEDDLEYREKAKDFAAKVKDAQEFLATVGITAKLSPLTDKPLNLVYQDACHLLHGQKISVQPRQVLRQIPGVKLREPVDAALCCGSAGVYNMLQPEVAEELGQQKVQNLLNTGAELIASANPGCTLQITKHLQLQGKNISVIHPMELLDYSIRGEKLKL; encoded by the coding sequence ATGCAAGTTTCAGAAAATGCTGTTAACAATACGGCTAGTTTAAAGAATTTGAAGGGATTTGACGAGAGCCATCCACCTGACCCAAAGTTAATTGATAGTTGTGTACATTGTGGATTTTGTCTTTCGACTTGTCCAAGTTATCGAGTGCTTGGCAAGGAGATGGATTCACCTAGAGGACGCATCTATTTAATGGATGCAATTAATGAGGGTGAGATTGCTCTCAATACGGCAACTGTAGAACATTTTGATTCGTGTTTGGGATGTCTTGCTTGTGTGAGTACTTGTCCTTCTGGTGTGCAGTATGACAAATTGATTTCTGCAACTCGCCACCAAGTTGAACGAAATTATCCCCGCAGTTTGCCAGACCAATTTTTTCGTCAACTGATATTTTCTCTGTTTCCCTATCCCAATCTTTTACGGTTTTTATTAGTTCCGTTGTTGGTTTATCAGAAGTTGGGATTTGCTAAATTATTTCGCGCTACAGGTTTACTCAATAAAATATCGCCCCGTTTGGCAGCAATGGAATCAATTCTGCCAGAAATTACCCTCAAATCTTTTCAAGATAATTTGCCTAGTGTGATTCCTGCTAAAGGTGAGAAGCGCTATCGAGTCGGGGTAATTTTGGGATGCGTACAACGGCTGTTTTTCTCCCCCGTGAATGAAGCAACAGTGCGGGTTTTAACAGCGAATGGTTGTGAAGTAGTGATTCCCAAATCTCAAGGTTGTTGTGCAGCGCTTCCCGAACACCAAGGGCAAACAGAACAAGCGAAAGCATTAGCAAGGCAGATGATTGATAGTTTCGCTAACACTGATGTCGATTTTGTAATTATCAATGCTGCTGGTTGTGGTCATACTTTAAAAGAATACGGTCATATTTTAGAAGATGACCTCGAATATCGGGAAAAGGCAAAGGATTTTGCAGCTAAAGTTAAAGATGCTCAAGAGTTTTTGGCAACTGTTGGTATAACAGCGAAACTGTCGCCACTCACTGATAAACCTTTGAATTTAGTTTATCAAGATGCCTGTCATTTATTGCATGGTCAAAAGATTAGCGTGCAACCGCGTCAGGTATTGCGACAAATTCCAGGGGTGAAGTTGAGAGAACCAGTAGATGCGGCTTTATGTTGTGGCAGTGCTGGGGTTTATAATATGCTGCAACCGGAAGTTGCTGAAGAATTGGGTCAGCAAAAAGTACAGAATTTGTTGAATACTGGTGCTGAGTTAATTGCTTCTGCTAATCCGGGGTGCACTTTGCAAATTACAAAGCATTTGCAGTTACAAGGTAAGAATATTTCAGTCATTCACCCGATGGAGTTGTTAGATTATTCAATTCGGGGTGAAAAGTTGAAATTGTAG
- a CDS encoding P-loop NTPase fold protein, which translates to MKLDLVRFFQACNPSKTLVVSKPEDRQYYIDFSKVRGAKIIEELGRTITRLAPEQPTCQLFTGHIGCGKSTELLRLKAELEQQEFHVVYFESSQSLDMADIDVTDILLAVAREVSQSLETIKINLKPGYFKNLFTEISEFLQTPLDIGVEAELSVGIAKITAKTKDSPKLRGQLRQYLEPRTNGILESINKELLKPAIEKLKQQGKQGLVVIIDNLDRVDNSLKPSGYYQPEYLFVERGEQLNQLNCHVVYTIPLVLIFSNALGRLTNRFGVDPKVLPMVPVQLQDGSQFSQGLTLLQQMVMTRAFPGVSWEQSQNLITEVFDSPDTLERLCRVSGGHLRNLLMLLFRCLQQEDPPLSRECVDRVIKQRRNELTLAITLDEWELLREVTQEKSLRGHERYELLLRSMFVFEYRNEDGSWFDVNPILAEAKEFSL; encoded by the coding sequence ATGAAACTAGATTTAGTCAGGTTTTTTCAAGCTTGCAACCCCAGTAAAACTCTGGTTGTGAGCAAACCGGAGGATAGACAATATTATATTGATTTCTCTAAAGTTCGTGGTGCCAAGATTATTGAAGAACTTGGGCGAACTATCACCCGCCTTGCACCAGAACAACCTACCTGTCAATTATTTACCGGACATATTGGCTGTGGCAAATCCACTGAGTTACTGCGACTAAAAGCAGAGTTAGAGCAGCAGGAATTTCATGTGGTTTATTTCGAGTCTAGCCAAAGCCTCGATATGGCTGATATTGATGTTACAGATATTTTACTAGCAGTAGCTCGTGAGGTGAGTCAAAGTTTAGAAACAATAAAAATCAACCTGAAACCAGGATACTTTAAAAATCTATTTACCGAAATTTCTGAGTTTTTGCAAACGCCGCTAGACATTGGGGTGGAGGCTGAATTATCTGTAGGTATTGCCAAAATTACTGCCAAAACTAAAGATAGTCCCAAACTCCGCGGCCAGTTACGGCAATATTTAGAACCACGCACCAATGGCATTTTAGAATCAATTAACAAAGAATTGCTCAAGCCTGCTATAGAAAAACTCAAGCAGCAAGGTAAACAAGGACTGGTGGTAATTATAGATAATCTCGACAGAGTGGATAATTCTTTGAAGCCTTCGGGTTATTACCAGCCAGAATATCTCTTTGTAGAACGTGGTGAACAGTTAAACCAGCTAAATTGTCATGTTGTTTATACCATTCCCCTAGTGTTGATTTTTTCCAACGCTTTAGGAAGGTTAACAAATCGCTTTGGGGTAGACCCCAAGGTTTTGCCGATGGTTCCTGTGCAATTGCAAGATGGTTCGCAATTTTCACAAGGACTCACGCTACTGCAACAGATGGTTATGACGAGGGCTTTTCCTGGCGTTAGTTGGGAACAAAGTCAGAATTTAATTACCGAGGTTTTTGATAGTCCTGATACTTTAGAGCGACTTTGCCGAGTTAGCGGCGGTCATTTGCGTAATTTGCTGATGTTATTATTTCGCTGTCTTCAGCAAGAAGACCCACCTCTGTCGCGGGAATGTGTGGATAGGGTGATAAAACAACGCCGCAATGAGCTAACTTTGGCAATTACGCTCGATGAATGGGAATTGCTACGTGAGGTGACGCAAGAGAAAAGCTTGAGAGGTCATGAAAGATACGAACTTTTGCTCCGCAGTATGTTTGTATTTGAATACCGGAATGAAGATGGTTCTTGGTTTGATGTCAATCCGATTTTGGCTGAAGCCAAGGAATTTAGTTTATGA
- a CDS encoding transposase → MPDILSLLQCLLPQINATTMRQFNQIILAMLTMSGRVTMLGISRWAGTSGSYRTILRFFQTVIPWATLFWLFFRKHLFRANEVYLLAGDEVVVSKSGKKTYGLDRFFSSLVSKPILGLSFFTLSLVSVEQRHSFPIQIEQVIKSDVEKSSSTLASEIKPKEKRKRGRPKGSKNKNKAEVILTSELVRIQKMINSLFKLLAGFVPLTYLVLDGHFGNNNALQMARQVNLHIISKLRHDSALYIPYQHPDSHKRSRRKYGDKIDYHNIPDKYLRKSSIEDEIQTDVYQCTLLHKEFAQALNVVILVKINLKTHARSHVILFSSDLKLSYEKIIDYYKLRFQIEFNFRDPKQFWGLEDFMNLSQTAVTNAVNLAFFMVNLSHHLLLDFRLLNPDSGIIDLKTHYRGFRYVREILKMLPEMPEPILLTQIFAKITSLGRIHNVSTGVEPS, encoded by the coding sequence ATGCCTGATATCTTATCACTGCTACAATGCCTGCTACCGCAGATCAACGCGACAACAATGCGGCAATTTAACCAAATAATCCTGGCTATGTTAACGATGAGCGGGCGAGTCACGATGTTGGGAATCTCGCGTTGGGCAGGCACTAGTGGTAGTTATCGGACGATATTAAGATTCTTTCAGACAGTAATACCTTGGGCGACGTTGTTTTGGCTATTTTTCCGTAAGCATTTATTCCGTGCAAATGAGGTGTATTTGCTTGCAGGAGATGAAGTTGTAGTGAGTAAATCAGGTAAAAAAACTTATGGTTTGGATAGATTCTTTTCCAGCCTAGTAAGTAAACCGATATTAGGACTATCTTTCTTTACATTATCATTAGTAAGTGTTGAACAAAGGCACTCATTTCCCATTCAAATAGAACAGGTGATTAAGAGCGATGTAGAAAAAAGTAGTTCAACATTAGCCTCAGAAATAAAGCCTAAAGAAAAACGTAAGCGTGGACGACCAAAAGGAAGTAAAAATAAGAATAAAGCCGAGGTGATTTTAACATCTGAATTAGTGCGAATTCAAAAGATGATTAATTCGCTGTTCAAATTATTAGCTGGATTTGTGCCGCTTACTTACTTAGTGCTAGATGGGCATTTTGGTAACAATAATGCTTTGCAGATGGCTAGGCAAGTTAACTTACACATAATTTCTAAGTTGCGCCACGATTCTGCATTGTATATCCCATATCAACATCCTGACTCCCATAAACGCTCTCGTCGTAAATACGGTGATAAGATTGACTACCATAACATACCTGATAAGTATTTGCGTAAAAGTAGCATAGAGGATGAAATTCAAACTGATGTTTATCAATGCACTCTCCTTCACAAGGAATTTGCCCAAGCACTAAATGTAGTTATTTTAGTTAAAATTAATCTTAAAACTCATGCTCGTAGTCATGTAATTCTATTTTCTAGTGACCTAAAGTTGTCCTACGAAAAAATAATAGATTACTACAAATTGCGCTTCCAAATCGAGTTTAATTTCCGTGATCCCAAGCAGTTTTGGGGACTGGAAGATTTCATGAACTTAAGCCAAACTGCTGTGACTAATGCTGTTAATTTAGCATTTTTCATGGTCAACTTGTCCCATCATCTTCTCTTGGATTTTCGTCTCCTTAATCCCGACTCTGGCATTATTGACCTGAAGACTCATTATCGTGGTTTTCGATATGTCCGTGAAATCTTAAAAATGCTTCCGGAAATGCCTGAGCCTATTTTATTAACCCAGATTTTTGCCAAGATTACTTCTTTGGGACGGATTCATAACGTTTCTACAGGCGTTGAACCCTCGTAA